In Oncorhynchus keta strain PuntledgeMale-10-30-2019 chromosome 19, Oket_V2, whole genome shotgun sequence, a single genomic region encodes these proteins:
- the LOC118398427 gene encoding galectin-3-like isoform X1, with product MELSDALCGCSSSGSTPQGSNSIWPSQNQTGGPAWPAQPTQPPSCWPGQPNAPCWPGPQPSQPAPASAQNWPGPQPQPPQPAPSHPCQPCWPGPQPPQFQPQPPQPQPQPQPQPAPQPFQPTASAPASSQVPSQPSASRWPVTQGLIPGVNPGSGWPFSPGQSGWPGQNPGGFTPAPQWTPTPAGRLSVPYNLNLQRGIYDKMMITIMGRVKPNAKQFTVNFVRGNDIAFHLNPRFNDGGKQAVVRNTMVGERWGKEERHTQGGFPFMAGQSFEMKILVTFEEFKVAVNGAQLFEFKHRVRELNQIDRINILHDVILTYVNVDTIP from the exons ATGGAA ctctctgatgctctgtgtgGCTGTTCGTCCTCTGGTTCTACCCCCCAGGGAAGCAACAGCATCTGGCCCAGCCAGAACCAAACAGGGGGTCCTGCCTGGCCGGCACAGCCCACCCAGCCCCCATCTTGCTGGCCTGGGCAACCCAACGCCCCCTGCTGGCCTGGGCCACAACCATCCCAACCAGCCCCAGCTTCAGCCCAAAACTGGCCTGGTCCCCAACCACAACCACCCCAAccagccccatcccatccctgccAGCCATGCTGGCCTGGACCCCAGCCTCCCCAATTCCAGCCCCAGCCTCCCCAACCCCAGCCGCAGCCCCAACCTCAGCCTGCACCCCAGCCTTTTCAACCTACAGCTTCAGCCCCGGCTTCTTCCCAAGTCCCCAGCCAGCCTAGTGCCTCAAGGTGGCCGGTTACCCAAGGCCTTATCCCAGGCGTTAACCCAGGGTCTGGATGGCCTTTCAGCCCTGGTCAGTCTGGTTGGCCTGGTCAGAATCCAGGTGGCTTTACACCTGCTCCACAGTGGACTCCAACGCCAGCTGGACGTCTG AGCGTGCCCTACAACCTGAACCTACAAAGAGGCATCTACGACAAGATGATGATCACCATCATGGGCCGGGTCAAACCAAATGCTAAGCA GTTCACAGTGAACTTTGTGCGAGGTAATGACATTGCCTTCCACCTCAACCCTCGGTTCAACGACGGGGGCAAGCAGGCAGTGGTGAGGAACACCATGGTGGGAGAGCGctgggggaaggaggagaggcacACACAGGGAGGCTTCCCCTTCATGGCTGGACAGTCCTTCGAG ATGAAGATTCTGGTTACGTTTGAGGAGTTCAAGGTGGCTGTCAACGGAGCTCAGCTGTTTGAGTTCAAACACCGGGTCAGAGAACTCAACCAGATCGATCGCATCAACATCCTCCATGATGTCATCCTCACCTACGTCAACGTAGACACAATACCATGA
- the LOC118398427 gene encoding galectin-3-like isoform X2, with protein MEGSNSIWPSQNQTGGPAWPAQPTQPPSCWPGQPNAPCWPGPQPSQPAPASAQNWPGPQPQPPQPAPSHPCQPCWPGPQPPQFQPQPPQPQPQPQPQPAPQPFQPTASAPASSQVPSQPSASRWPVTQGLIPGVNPGSGWPFSPGQSGWPGQNPGGFTPAPQWTPTPAGRLSVPYNLNLQRGIYDKMMITIMGRVKPNAKQFTVNFVRGNDIAFHLNPRFNDGGKQAVVRNTMVGERWGKEERHTQGGFPFMAGQSFEMKILVTFEEFKVAVNGAQLFEFKHRVRELNQIDRINILHDVILTYVNVDTIP; from the exons ATGGAA GGAAGCAACAGCATCTGGCCCAGCCAGAACCAAACAGGGGGTCCTGCCTGGCCGGCACAGCCCACCCAGCCCCCATCTTGCTGGCCTGGGCAACCCAACGCCCCCTGCTGGCCTGGGCCACAACCATCCCAACCAGCCCCAGCTTCAGCCCAAAACTGGCCTGGTCCCCAACCACAACCACCCCAAccagccccatcccatccctgccAGCCATGCTGGCCTGGACCCCAGCCTCCCCAATTCCAGCCCCAGCCTCCCCAACCCCAGCCGCAGCCCCAACCTCAGCCTGCACCCCAGCCTTTTCAACCTACAGCTTCAGCCCCGGCTTCTTCCCAAGTCCCCAGCCAGCCTAGTGCCTCAAGGTGGCCGGTTACCCAAGGCCTTATCCCAGGCGTTAACCCAGGGTCTGGATGGCCTTTCAGCCCTGGTCAGTCTGGTTGGCCTGGTCAGAATCCAGGTGGCTTTACACCTGCTCCACAGTGGACTCCAACGCCAGCTGGACGTCTG AGCGTGCCCTACAACCTGAACCTACAAAGAGGCATCTACGACAAGATGATGATCACCATCATGGGCCGGGTCAAACCAAATGCTAAGCA GTTCACAGTGAACTTTGTGCGAGGTAATGACATTGCCTTCCACCTCAACCCTCGGTTCAACGACGGGGGCAAGCAGGCAGTGGTGAGGAACACCATGGTGGGAGAGCGctgggggaaggaggagaggcacACACAGGGAGGCTTCCCCTTCATGGCTGGACAGTCCTTCGAG ATGAAGATTCTGGTTACGTTTGAGGAGTTCAAGGTGGCTGTCAACGGAGCTCAGCTGTTTGAGTTCAAACACCGGGTCAGAGAACTCAACCAGATCGATCGCATCAACATCCTCCATGATGTCATCCTCACCTACGTCAACGTAGACACAATACCATGA